The following proteins are co-located in the Amphiprion ocellaris isolate individual 3 ecotype Okinawa chromosome 7, ASM2253959v1, whole genome shotgun sequence genome:
- the rrp8 gene encoding ribosomal RNA-processing protein 8, protein MFIEDEDWNDEQDAKILSETILRSTQKVNSSTNVKSKVVGKKSLLRTLHTLGSVPEWKSDNQQQDSDSETEAAPSHAKKKKKRRKKRKHAEKSEEPQENGDIDQTVEEEKPEPKKRKKENKFGAKKEKSMPAGEAKNKEITDSASVKVNPPQTADKLNRQQWKNKMKNKRKCKNKYRPNNHEEQVNKEKSVDKPEQKEDVKTESCNNNSSKKMSQSAAQKKKKGKECKPLKRKEPEDDTDVFSVTTEEKQLIEKEKQTKSGKVGKSASAEGSKQKAGEPEITDDAQQLPMKRLKPELSKEQSLKRQKLLKMLQSQETNQQQTPEEQKSEPVAPEQEMKPDRAASFRSRMEQRLESARFRYINEVMYSTSSGEAKRMFKQDPQAFWVYHKGYTAQVQRWPTNPVDAIISYIQQKSSSLVVADFGCGDCKIARSVKNKVHSFDLAAACELVTVCDMSKVPLKDASVDIGVFCLSLMGTNLADFLAEANRVLKMGGVLKIAEVASRFDNVRNFITALANLGFKMVSKDTENSHFYSFEFVKTGNAPENVKKFGLQLRPCMYKKR, encoded by the exons ATGTTTATTGAGGATGAGGACTGGAATGACGAACAAGACGCTAAAATCCTGAGTGAAACTATCCTCAGAAGCACCCAGAAGGTGAACAGCAGCACAAATGTCAAG TCCAAGGTTGTCGGTAAAAAGAGCCTCCTGCGGACACTGCACACGCTGGGATCAGTACCAGAGTGGAAGAGCGACAACCAACAACAGGACAGTGACAGTGAGACAGAAGCAGCTCCATCACAtgccaagaaaaagaaaaagagaaggaagaagagaaaacatGCAGAGAAATCAGAGGAGCCACAAGAAAATGGAGACATAGATCAGactgtggaggaggagaaacctgaaccaaaaaagaggaagaaagagaacaaATTTG gggcaaaaaaagaaaaaagcatgcCTGCAGGCGAGGCAAAGAATAAAGAAATCACAGATTCTGCATCGGTGAAAGTAAACCCACCACAGACTGCAGACAAACTTAACAGacagcagtggaaaaacaaaatgaagaacaagaggaaatgtaaaaataaatatcgcCCGAATAATCATGAGGAgcaagtaaataaagaaaagtcTGTCGATAAACCGGAGCAAAAAGAAGACGTTAAAACAGAATCATGTAACAATAATAGCAGTAAAAAGATGAGTCAGAGTGCAgcccagaaaaagaaaaaggggaaaGAATGTAAACCACTGAAAAGGAAAGAACCTGAAGACGACACTGATGTATTTTCTGTCACAACTGAAGAAAAGCAGCTGattgaaaaagagaaacaaactaAGAGTGGAAAAGTTGGAAAAAGTGCTTCTGCTGAGGGATCAAAACAGAAAGCAGGTGAACCTGAGATCACAGATGATGCTCAGCAGCTCCCAATGAAAAGACTGAAACCTGAGCTGAGCAAAGAACAGAGTCTGAAGAGACAGAAGCTGCTGAAGATGCTCCAGAGCCAGGAAACCAACCAGCAGCAGACTCCTGAAGAGCAGAAAAGCGAGCCGGTGGCACCAGAACAGGAGATGAAACCGGACCGAGCTGCCTCCTTCAGGTCCCGTATGGAGCAGCGGCTGGAGTCGGCTCGTTTCCGCTACATCAACGAGGTGATGTACAGCACGTCGAGCGGCGAGGCGAAGAGGATGTTCAAACAGGATCCACAGGCCTTCTGGGTTTACCACAAAGGATACACGGCACAGGTGCAGAGATGGCCGACGAATCCAGTGGACGCAATCATCTCCTACATTCAGCAAAA gTCTTCGTCTCTCGTGGTTGCAGATTTTGGCTGTGGCGACTGCAAAATCGCTCGCAGTGTGAAGAACAAAGTGCACAGCTTTGACCTGGCAGCTGCCTGTGAGCTGGTTACAGTTTGTGACATGTCCAAA GTGCCGCTCAAAGACGCCTCAGTGGACATCGGagtgttttgtctttctctgaTGGGGACCAACCTGGCGGACTTTTTAGCGGAGGCCAATCGAGTCTTAAAAATGGG TGGGGTCCTGAAAATAGCAGAAGTGGCAAGTAGATTCGACAACGTCAGGAACTTCATCACTGCTCTGGCAAATCTAGGTTTTAAGATGGTGTCCAAG GACACAGAAAACAGTCATTTCTACTCCTTTGAATTTGTGAAGACGGGAAACGCCccaga